GTGCCTCACTGGGATGGCGGGGAACATCTACACCGTGGTGGTGGCCTCCGGCAGGGTGGCGGGCTACTCAGCGGGTTCCTTGGGGGTCTACGTGATCAACCTTGCCCTGGCTGACCTCCTGTACCTCTCCACCATCCCCTTCGTGGTCTGCACCTACTTCGCCCATGACTGGTTCTTCGGCGACGTGGGCTGCAGGCTTTTGCTCAGCCTGGACCTCCTCACCATGCACGCCAGCATCTTCCTCCTGACGGCCATGAGCCTGGAGAGGTACTGGGCGGTGGCCAGGCCGTTGCGGGCCAGGCGGGCCACCAACGCTTGCCGCAAGCTGGCCAGCGCCGTCCTCTGGCTCCTCTCGCTCCTGCTTACGGCCCCCATGATGGCGATGACCCAGCTGCGGGAGGAGGATGGCCCCCACAAGCGTCTCTGCATCCCCACCTGGACGCCGGCAGCCTTCCGGCTCTATCTGACGGTGCTTTTCACCACCAGCATCCTGGCACCCGGCGTGGTGCTGGGGGTCGTCTACACCCGCTTGGCCCAAGCGTACCGGTCCTCCGCTTGGGGTCTGGGGCtgccggcggccggccgggcCCCCACCCGGCGGCTTTTCTCCAGGATCTCCGCCATCGTGGTGGCCTATTGGGCTTGCTTCCTCCCCTTCTGGGCCTGGCAGCTGGCCGGGCTGTACCAGGGCGAGGGGCTGGGCATCGGACCCCCTGCCCAAGCCTACCTCAACTTTGGCATTACCTGCCTGGCCTACGGCAATAGCTGCGTCAACCCCTTCCTCTACACCTTGCTTGCCAGCAGCTACCGCCGGCGCCCCAACCGCAACGGGATGGGCACGGCACGGCCCCCGGCATCCTCCCGGCAGGCTGTGGGTGGCCCGGTGGGAGACCACAGCGTCCCCCTGGCTTCTGGGGAGTTGTTGGGGTCTGTGGGAAAAAGCGAAGGGTAAGCAGTGCCCCCAGGTTGGGAATATCTCCCGGCTTTTGGCTGGGGTCGagttgagaaataaaaatgcatcacTTTCCGTGCAGCGTCTTCCGTCGTTGTTGCGGTGCCTTCTCCTTCGTGCCCTTTGCAAGGCTGCTAACCCTCCTCAGGTTGGGGGAGGACGCTTGTCCCAGGGATCCTGACTCCATCCTCAGGTCCTTCAGCCCTCACACGCCAGCCTCCGCCTTGCGCAAGGCTGGGAAGTAGGTGGAAGGGAGCAGTCAGCCTCGATACGTGTAAATTATACAGCTGGGGAACCCTCGCCACCCCTCACCTCCTCGCGAGCAATGGGCCAAGCCATAATAAAGTCAGGGTAACAGTGAGTCACAGATTTCACAGGACCAGTGAGTCACTTCAAGAAGCAGCCACGCTAGCAGGAGATCTGAATGAGGTTCATC
The nucleotide sequence above comes from Buteo buteo chromosome 19, bButBut1.hap1.1, whole genome shotgun sequence. Encoded proteins:
- the LOC142041891 gene encoding urotensin-2 receptor-like, with the protein product MSYDPSFIGTRPGEDLEAGSFLEEGSGGGDDSSALGGDSPITGPLGAVLLGMCLTGMAGNIYTVVVASGRVAGYSAGSLGVYVINLALADLLYLSTIPFVVCTYFAHDWFFGDVGCRLLLSLDLLTMHASIFLLTAMSLERYWAVARPLRARRATNACRKLASAVLWLLSLLLTAPMMAMTQLREEDGPHKRLCIPTWTPAAFRLYLTVLFTTSILAPGVVLGVVYTRLAQAYRSSAWGLGLPAAGRAPTRRLFSRISAIVVAYWACFLPFWAWQLAGLYQGEGLGIGPPAQAYLNFGITCLAYGNSCVNPFLYTLLASSYRRRPNRNGMGTARPPASSRQAVGGPVGDHSVPLASGELLGSVGKSEG